The genomic window AAGGTATTTACAATAGTATTGACTGGAAACTTTCTATTAATTCTATGCTTGTATTTTATGCAATTTGGTTAATTTATTGCATACTTGAGTTGGCAAATCCAAATGCAGTATTTGAAGCATGGAATATTTCAATAACCCAATACGCTATTTACCCTCTTGTCTGTGCTATATTAGTTCCTATTTCAATTAAAAAAAAATTACATATATATATTCTTTTATATATTTGGTCTATTTTTGTTTTATATGCTTCATTTAAAGGATATTGGCAAAAAAACTATGGATTTAATGAGAGAGAATTATATTTTCTTTTTGAATTAGGTGGAGCTACAACACATATTATATGGTCAGGCATTCGCTTTTTTTCTATTTTTTCAGATGCTACTAACTTTGGAATACACATGGGAATGGCATCATTAGTTTTTTTTGTATCTTCAATATATGCTAAGAAAATTTATACTAAAATTTATTTTTTATTAATTGTTTGCGCAGCAACTTATGGAATGTTTATTTCAGGCACTCGGGCATCAATAGCAGTACCTCTTATTGGTTTAATTTATTTTACTGTGGTATCAAAAAAAATAAATATATTAATAAGTGGTTCAACTTTTTCTATTCTAATAGTTTGTTTTTTTATGTTCACATCAATTGGAGAAAGCAATCAATACATAAGAAGAATGAGAACTGCATTTTCTCCTAAAGAGGATGCTTCTTTCCAAGTGAGAGATAGGAACAGAGAGATAATGAAAACGTATATGAGTAATAAACCTTTTGGATATGGTCTTGGTTTAGGAGGAAAAGCTGAAAGATATAAGCCTAAAGAAACGATTCCTGTACCACCAGACTCTTGGTTAGTTTCTGTATGGACTGATACTGGTATTGTGGGTTTAATTCTGTATCTTACTGTTCAACTAATCCTTTTAATTAAATCTACTTTAATATTACTTTTTAAAATTAATGACTATGAATTAAAAGGCTTATTAATTGCATGGATGAGTATGGCTGTTGCCTATTTCTTTATAACCTATTCAAGTGATGTAATGCAATATCCAAATTCAATTATATTCTTCACAAGTATAGCACTATGTATAAATGCAAGTAAATTTGATAAACAAGTGAAAAATTCAACTAGTTAAATTATCATTTTTACTATAAATAAAATGTAGTATTGTTCTTATTTTTAAATAATATTTATGACAAAAGATAGGATTGAATATATTGATTATATCAAATGTTTTGCAATTTTTCTCGTTGTATGGGGGCATGCCATACAAAATATATCGAACGATGAGTCATTCTGGACTAATCCTATTCATGTCTTTATTTGTTCATTCCATATGCCAATCTTCATGATAATGAGTGGTTTTTTTTTAAAAAATGACAATTCTAGTCCTTTTATTCCAACAATTCTAAGAAAATCAAGACAATTATTACTTCCAACTTTAAGCTGGTCCATAATACTACTCATTATCAATGCAATAAATAATGAAATTGAAATAAATTCCATAATTTCTCTTTTTAAAACACTTTTATATTATTTTTTTACAAAATATTGGTTTTTACGTTCTATATTTCTTTGTTTCCTAATAGCATATATAAGTATGAGAATCTTTAGAAATGAAATTATAGCCTTCTTTATTTCATTTTTGATAGTTTTATTACTTCCAGATAATTTTAGACTCGCACTTGATAAGTATATGTATCCATTTTTCTGGATAGGATATTTTATGAATAAATATTTAGATTTAATATTATTAAAAG from Macellibacteroides fermentans includes these protein-coding regions:
- a CDS encoding O-antigen ligase family protein translates to MRLISKPNEVINLLKDMLISKILIWLILLFLLYYFYQILLSQNILLALGVASIPFLIILLFLIIAYSEKGFYTVYISHFILLSISSYIDIKLGAITVLTTLLIFILIIVKGIYNSIDWKLSINSMLVFYAIWLIYCILELANPNAVFEAWNISITQYAIYPLVCAILVPISIKKKLHIYILLYIWSIFVLYASFKGYWQKNYGFNERELYFLFELGGATTHIIWSGIRFFSIFSDATNFGIHMGMASLVFFVSSIYAKKIYTKIYFLLIVCAATYGMFISGTRASIAVPLIGLIYFTVVSKKINILISGSTFSILIVCFFMFTSIGESNQYIRRMRTAFSPKEDASFQVRDRNREIMKTYMSNKPFGYGLGLGGKAERYKPKETIPVPPDSWLVSVWTDTGIVGLILYLTVQLILLIKSTLILLFKINDYELKGLLIAWMSMAVAYFFITYSSDVMQYPNSIIFFTSIALCINASKFDKQVKNSTS
- a CDS encoding acyltransferase family protein; the protein is MTKDRIEYIDYIKCFAIFLVVWGHAIQNISNDESFWTNPIHVFICSFHMPIFMIMSGFFLKNDNSSPFIPTILRKSRQLLLPTLSWSIILLIINAINNEIEINSIISLFKTLLYYFFTKYWFLRSIFLCFLIAYISMRIFRNEIIAFFISFLIVLLLPDNFRLALDKYMYPFFWIGYFMNKYLDLILLKEKIILTVSLTLFFLLLYAWKTEYYIYKSGMSFYKIDGWRLYFDNSESILLTIIYRYTIGITGSITFFIILKKTFNTRFEFISKIGQKTLGIYIIHLLFQGLIIKLSFVNNMPMIFVSCIISPAVALIEILLILPIINVIRKNKVLNLLLFGVKTK